A single genomic interval of Demequina sp. NBRC 110054 harbors:
- the rplR gene encoding 50S ribosomal protein L18, which yields MGITVQGKGKAIARKRRHFRLRKKISGTTARPRLVVTRSSRHMFAQVVDDTVGKTLASASTMEADVRKLDGDKTAKASKVGELVAERAKAAGIEAVVFDRGGNKYHGRVAAVADGAREGGLAL from the coding sequence ATGGGTATCACTGTTCAGGGCAAGGGCAAGGCGATCGCGCGCAAGCGTCGTCACTTCCGCCTGCGCAAGAAGATCTCGGGCACCACGGCGCGTCCGCGCCTGGTCGTGACCCGCTCGTCGCGTCACATGTTCGCGCAGGTCGTGGACGACACCGTCGGCAAGACGCTCGCGTCCGCCTCGACCATGGAGGCCGACGTCCGCAAGCTGGACGGCGACAAGACCGCCAAGGCGTCGAAGGTCGGCGAGCTCGTGGCCGAGCGCGCCAAGGCTGCCGGCATCGAGGCTGTCGTGTTCGACCGTGGCGGCAACAAGTACCACGGCCGCGTCGCAGCGGTGGCCGACGGCGCCCGAGAGGGCGGCCTGGCCCTCTAG
- the map gene encoding type I methionyl aminopeptidase gives MADKIEYKTREQMRVMARAGLVVESALAAAKAAAVPGARTRDVDAAAAAAIAAGGATSNFLGYYGFPASSCVSVNDEVVHGIPGDRVLEEGDLVSIDCGAIIDGWHGDSALSFSVGKPAADQDAALIAATRKALWAGIAALATATRLDEVSAAIEDVAIDAGVHPIEGYVGHGIGTAMHQAPDVLNYRTRGRHPKVKPGMCVAIEPMFVIGTPDSAVLEDDWTVVSADGSRAAHWEHSIAVHEDGIWVLTSSDGGAADLAPFGIIPVRP, from the coding sequence ATGGCCGACAAGATCGAGTACAAGACGCGCGAGCAGATGCGCGTCATGGCGCGTGCGGGTCTCGTGGTCGAGTCGGCCCTTGCCGCGGCGAAGGCCGCGGCCGTGCCGGGTGCTCGCACCCGTGACGTCGACGCCGCCGCCGCTGCCGCGATCGCGGCGGGCGGTGCGACGTCGAACTTCCTGGGCTACTACGGGTTCCCCGCGTCGAGCTGCGTGTCCGTCAACGACGAGGTGGTCCACGGCATCCCGGGGGACCGGGTGCTCGAGGAGGGCGATCTGGTCTCGATCGACTGCGGCGCGATCATCGATGGCTGGCACGGCGATTCGGCGCTGAGCTTCTCGGTGGGGAAGCCCGCGGCCGACCAGGATGCGGCCCTGATCGCCGCGACGCGCAAGGCGCTGTGGGCGGGGATCGCCGCGCTCGCTACCGCCACGCGCCTGGATGAGGTCTCCGCCGCGATCGAGGACGTTGCCATCGACGCCGGAGTGCACCCGATCGAGGGGTACGTCGGCCATGGCATCGGCACCGCCATGCACCAGGCGCCCGATGTGCTCAACTACCGCACGCGTGGCCGCCATCCCAAGGTCAAGCCCGGCATGTGCGTGGCGATCGAGCCGATGTTCGTGATCGGCACGCCCGACAGCGCCGTGCTCGAGGACGACTGGACGGTCGTCTCCGCCGACGGCTCGCGCGCCGCGCACTGGGAGCACTCCATCGCGGTCCACGAGGATGGCATCTGGGTGCTCACCTCGAGCGACGGTGGTGCGGCAGACCTCGCGCCTTTCGGGATCATCCCGGTCCGTCCGTGA
- the rpmD gene encoding 50S ribosomal protein L30 has translation MARLKVVQKKSTIGVKPQHRETMRSLGLKRIGDIVVKEDRPEIRGMVKAVDHLVAVEEVE, from the coding sequence ATGGCACGCCTGAAGGTCGTTCAGAAGAAGTCCACGATCGGTGTCAAGCCGCAGCACCGCGAGACCATGCGTTCGCTCGGTCTCAAGCGCATCGGCGACATCGTCGTGAAGGAGGACCGTCCCGAGATCCGCGGGATGGTCAAGGCGGTCGACCACCTGGTCGCCGTCGAGGAGGTTGAGTGA
- the rpsE gene encoding 30S ribosomal protein S5 has translation MAENNNGRRSNRRDSEPDNKFLERVVTINRVSKVVKGGRRFSFTALVVVGDGEGNVGIGYGKAKEVPAAISKGVEEAKRNFFRVPRIQGTIPHVVQGEAAAGVVFLRPASPGTGVIAGGPVRAVLECAGIHDVLSKSLGSSNAINIVHATVDALKRLERPEAVAARRGKSVEDVAPAAMLRAQAAGVAH, from the coding sequence ATGGCTGAGAACAACAACGGCCGTCGCAGCAACCGCCGCGACAGCGAGCCGGACAACAAGTTCCTCGAGCGCGTCGTCACGATCAACCGCGTGTCCAAGGTCGTCAAGGGCGGCCGTCGCTTCAGCTTCACGGCGCTCGTCGTCGTGGGTGACGGCGAGGGCAACGTCGGCATCGGCTACGGCAAGGCGAAGGAGGTGCCGGCCGCGATCTCGAAGGGTGTCGAGGAGGCCAAGCGCAACTTCTTCCGCGTCCCCCGCATCCAGGGCACCATCCCGCACGTCGTGCAGGGTGAGGCCGCCGCGGGCGTGGTGTTCCTTCGTCCCGCCTCGCCGGGTACCGGTGTGATCGCCGGTGGTCCGGTGCGCGCCGTCCTCGAGTGCGCTGGCATCCACGACGTCCTGAGCAAGTCGCTCGGCTCGTCGAACGCCATCAACATCGTCCACGCGACCGTCGACGCCCTCAAGCGCCTCGAGCGCCCCGAGGCCGTCGCGGCTCGTCGCGGCAAGTCCGTGGAGGACGTGGCCCCGGCCGCGATGCTCCGCGCTCAGGCAGCGGGGGTGGCGCACTGA
- the rplO gene encoding 50S ribosomal protein L15: MADETSEPKKAPAKKPAAKKPAAKKPAAEKATAAKSTTAKATAAKKPAAKKATAAKAEAPKAEKTEKVSTLKMHHLRPAEGSHTKKTRVGRGEASKGKTAGRGTKGTGARYQVPEAFEGGQTPLHMRIPKLRGFKSPFKITYQVVNVSQIAELFPKGGDVSKADLVAKGAVRKNQPVKVLGNGDIAVKVTLVDADKVSESAKAKIEAAGGSVAQG, encoded by the coding sequence ATGGCTGACGAGACGTCGGAGCCTAAGAAGGCTCCCGCCAAGAAGCCTGCCGCCAAGAAGCCGGCTGCGAAGAAGCCTGCTGCCGAGAAGGCGACCGCGGCCAAGTCCACGACCGCCAAGGCGACGGCTGCCAAGAAGCCTGCCGCCAAGAAGGCGACCGCGGCCAAGGCTGAGGCTCCCAAGGCTGAGAAGACCGAGAAGGTCTCGACGCTGAAGATGCACCACCTGCGTCCCGCTGAGGGCTCGCACACCAAGAAGACCCGTGTGGGTCGTGGTGAGGCGTCCAAGGGTAAGACCGCGGGTCGTGGAACCAAGGGAACGGGTGCCCGTTACCAGGTTCCCGAGGCGTTCGAGGGCGGCCAGACCCCGCTCCACATGCGCATCCCGAAGCTGCGTGGCTTCAAGAGCCCGTTCAAGATCACCTACCAGGTCGTGAACGTGTCGCAGATCGCGGAGCTGTTCCCCAAGGGTGGAGACGTCAGCAAGGCTGACCTCGTCGCCAAGGGTGCAGTCCGCAAGAACCAGCCCGTCAAGGTGCTGGGCAACGGCGACATCGCCGTCAAGGTGACGCTGGTGGACGCGGACAAGGTCTCCGAGTCCGCGAAGGCCAAGATCGAGGCCGCCGGCGGCTCGGTCGCCCAGGGCTAG
- the secY gene encoding preprotein translocase subunit SecY, with the protein MLSGFMSAFRTPDLRKKLLFTLGMIAVYRLGVAVPTPGVDYGNVQQCIADTGGTEGAFAILNLFTGGALQNLSIFALGIMPYITASIIVQLLRVLIPRFETLYREGAEGQAKLTQYTRYITIGFAVLQSASYVTLARTGQFYPNCAYDIIPDDSWVMITMMILTMTAGTVFIMWLGERITERGVGNGMSLLIFTSIAAGFPTVATTVYAAGWGTLFVFMLVTLAVIAGVVYVEQSQRRIPVQYAKRVVGRRTLGGSSTYIPLKINMAGVIPVIFAASLLALPTVITQFAGDDPAEWIVWMQNNLADATSPWHIALYILMIVFFAYFYTAITFNPEEVADNMKKYGGFIPGIRPGKPTADFLDYVLSRITAAGSLYLAIVALVPTVMFAVLGLSQSIPLGGTSVLILVGVGLDTVKRIESQLEQRHYEGFLK; encoded by the coding sequence ATGCTGTCCGGCTTCATGAGTGCGTTCCGCACGCCAGACCTGCGCAAGAAGCTGCTCTTCACTCTCGGCATGATCGCCGTCTACCGGCTCGGCGTCGCCGTGCCGACCCCTGGCGTGGACTACGGCAACGTCCAGCAGTGCATCGCGGACACCGGAGGCACCGAGGGTGCCTTCGCGATCCTCAACCTGTTCACGGGCGGCGCGCTCCAGAATCTTTCGATCTTCGCGCTGGGCATCATGCCCTACATCACCGCGTCGATCATCGTGCAGCTGCTGCGGGTGCTGATCCCGCGCTTCGAGACCCTGTACCGCGAAGGCGCGGAGGGGCAGGCGAAGCTCACGCAGTACACGCGCTACATCACGATCGGCTTCGCCGTCCTGCAGTCCGCGTCGTACGTGACGCTGGCACGCACCGGCCAGTTCTACCCGAACTGCGCCTACGACATCATCCCGGACGACTCGTGGGTCATGATCACGATGATGATCCTCACGATGACCGCGGGCACCGTGTTCATCATGTGGCTCGGCGAGCGCATCACCGAGCGCGGCGTCGGCAACGGCATGTCGCTGCTGATCTTCACCTCGATCGCCGCGGGCTTCCCGACGGTCGCCACCACGGTGTACGCGGCGGGCTGGGGCACGCTGTTCGTGTTCATGCTCGTGACCCTCGCGGTGATCGCGGGTGTCGTCTACGTCGAGCAGTCGCAGCGCCGCATCCCGGTCCAGTACGCGAAGCGCGTCGTCGGTCGCCGCACTCTCGGCGGCTCGTCGACCTACATCCCGCTGAAGATCAACATGGCGGGCGTGATCCCCGTGATCTTCGCGGCATCCCTGCTGGCGCTCCCGACCGTCATCACGCAGTTCGCGGGCGACGATCCGGCCGAGTGGATCGTCTGGATGCAGAACAACCTCGCGGACGCGACGTCGCCGTGGCACATCGCGCTGTACATCCTCATGATCGTGTTCTTCGCGTACTTCTACACGGCGATCACGTTCAACCCCGAGGAGGTCGCGGACAACATGAAGAAGTACGGCGGCTTCATCCCCGGCATCCGCCCCGGCAAGCCGACCGCCGACTTCCTCGACTACGTCCTCTCGCGCATCACCGCCGCGGGCTCGCTGTACCTCGCGATCGTGGCGCTGGTGCCGACCGTGATGTTCGCGGTCCTCGGACTCAGCCAGAGCATCCCGCTGGGCGGCACCTCGGTGCTGATCCTCGTCGGCGTCGGACTCGACACCGTCAAGCGCATCGAGTCCCAGCTGGAGCAGCGACACTACGAAGGGTTCCTCAAGTGA
- a CDS encoding adenylate kinase, translating into MRAVLLGPPGAGKGTQAARLAEQWQIPAISTGDIFRANVKGQTELGRKAQEYMNAGALVPDEITNAMVRDRLAQDDVANGFLLDGYPRNPDQAVELDSMLSDLGVELDSAIEITADAELVIERLLKRAEIEGRADDTEPVIRKRLEVYATSTAPLTAFYAGRGLLVQVDGIGEVAEVTSRIVGAVEAH; encoded by the coding sequence ATGCGTGCAGTGCTTCTCGGTCCTCCCGGAGCAGGCAAGGGCACCCAGGCGGCGCGCCTGGCCGAGCAGTGGCAGATCCCCGCGATCTCCACCGGCGACATCTTCCGTGCGAACGTGAAGGGTCAGACCGAGCTCGGCCGCAAGGCGCAGGAGTACATGAACGCCGGTGCGCTCGTCCCCGACGAGATCACCAACGCGATGGTGAGGGACCGCCTCGCGCAGGACGACGTGGCGAACGGCTTCCTGCTCGACGGCTACCCTCGCAACCCCGATCAGGCGGTCGAGCTCGACTCGATGCTGTCCGACCTCGGGGTGGAGCTCGACTCCGCGATCGAGATCACCGCCGACGCGGAGCTCGTGATCGAGCGCCTGCTGAAGCGTGCCGAGATCGAGGGCCGCGCCGACGATACCGAGCCCGTCATCCGCAAGCGCCTCGAGGTCTACGCGACGTCGACCGCTCCGCTGACCGCGTTCTACGCGGGCCGCGGCCTGCTCGTGCAGGTGGACGGTATCGGCGAGGTCGCCGAGGTGACCTCGCGCATCGTGGGCGCCGTCGAGGCTCACTGA